Proteins encoded together in one Sulfitobacter pontiacus window:
- a CDS encoding pitrilysin family protein, translated as MSLQQHRLSNGFRIVTEHMPGLASASIGVWVSAGARHETATQNGIAHFLEHMAFKGTAKRTSLQIAEAIEDVGGYINAYTSREVTAYYVRVLENDVSLGLDVIADILRNPVLDNGEIEVERGVILQEIGQALDTPDDVIFDWLQEKAYPNQPIGRTILGPSERVSNFSREDLSGFISQHYGPDQMILAAAGAVDHDEIVRLAEQLFGDMPPKPLFDVDAAKFSGGEVRQLKPLEQAHFALGFEAPGYRADDIYVAQIYASALGGGMSSRLFQEVRENRGLCYTIFAQAGAYADTGMMTIYAGTSGEQLPELAGITIDEMKRAASDMSPAEVARARAQMKAGLLMGLESPSNRAERLARLIQIWDRVPPLEETIAQIDAVTTGDVRDFAQNIAASAPAALALYGPVDGAPTLEELQERRAA; from the coding sequence GTGAGCTTGCAACAACACCGCCTGTCCAACGGCTTTCGTATCGTAACCGAGCATATGCCGGGGCTTGCATCGGCATCTATCGGGGTCTGGGTTTCGGCGGGCGCGCGGCATGAGACGGCCACGCAAAACGGTATCGCGCATTTCCTTGAGCATATGGCGTTCAAGGGCACGGCCAAGCGCACGTCGTTGCAAATCGCCGAAGCGATCGAGGATGTGGGCGGCTATATCAACGCCTATACCTCGCGTGAAGTGACGGCTTATTACGTGCGCGTGTTGGAAAATGACGTGTCGCTGGGGTTGGATGTGATCGCGGATATCTTGCGCAATCCCGTCCTTGATAATGGCGAGATCGAGGTAGAGCGCGGCGTGATCCTGCAAGAGATCGGTCAGGCGCTGGATACGCCGGATGATGTGATCTTTGACTGGTTGCAGGAAAAGGCATACCCCAACCAACCCATCGGGCGCACCATTCTGGGCCCGTCCGAACGCGTGTCGAATTTTAGCCGCGAAGACCTGTCGGGCTTTATCAGTCAGCATTACGGCCCCGACCAGATGATCCTCGCCGCCGCTGGGGCGGTGGACCATGACGAAATCGTGCGCCTTGCTGAACAGCTGTTCGGCGACATGCCCCCCAAGCCTCTCTTCGACGTTGATGCTGCCAAATTCAGCGGCGGTGAAGTGCGCCAGTTGAAACCGCTTGAGCAAGCGCATTTCGCCCTCGGGTTCGAAGCGCCCGGCTACCGCGCCGATGATATCTATGTCGCGCAGATCTATGCCTCTGCCCTGGGGGGCGGCATGTCGAGCCGCCTGTTCCAGGAGGTCCGCGAGAACCGCGGCCTGTGCTATACGATCTTTGCGCAGGCGGGGGCCTATGCCGATACGGGCATGATGACGATCTATGCTGGCACCAGCGGCGAACAGCTGCCCGAACTGGCGGGCATCACCATTGACGAGATGAAGCGCGCCGCCTCCGACATGTCCCCGGCCGAGGTTGCAAGGGCGCGGGCGCAGATGAAAGCTGGCCTGCTGATGGGGCTGGAAAGCCCGTCGAACCGCGCTGAACGTCTGGCGCGTCTGATCCAGATCTGGGACCGCGTCCCCCCGCTGGAAGAGACCATCGCGCAGATCGACGCGGTCACCACAGGCGACGTGCGCGACTTTGCCCAGAATATCGCCGCCAGCGCCCCTGCGGCATTGGCGCTTTATGGCCCGGTAGACGGCGCCCCCACATTGGAAGAACTTCAGGAGCGTCGCGCTGCCTGA
- a CDS encoding GNAT family N-acetyltransferase, which translates to MQLLKRKLAIETERLTLRPPVHADFRPWATLRSDSITYLTPWEPSWAPDHLSRKAFTNRVYWANRSVSAGTALPLFLIRRKDNMLIGAITLDNIRRGPAQAGTLGYWTGEQFARRGYMREAIEATVHHAFTRLDISRVEAACLPENIASRGLLEKTGFKYEGVAQSYLQIDGRWRTHVLYAQLRGDRRGKTAAG; encoded by the coding sequence ATGCAACTGCTGAAACGAAAGCTTGCCATTGAAACCGAAAGGCTGACGTTGCGCCCTCCGGTGCATGCTGACTTCCGCCCCTGGGCCACCCTGCGGTCGGACAGCATCACCTACCTCACCCCGTGGGAGCCGTCCTGGGCACCGGACCACCTGTCGCGCAAAGCGTTTACCAATCGGGTCTACTGGGCCAACCGGTCGGTCTCTGCGGGGACGGCGCTGCCGCTGTTCCTGATCCGCCGCAAGGATAACATGCTGATCGGGGCGATCACGCTGGATAATATCCGTCGCGGCCCGGCACAGGCGGGCACCTTGGGGTATTGGACCGGCGAACAATTCGCCCGCCGTGGCTATATGCGCGAAGCGATCGAGGCGACGGTGCACCACGCCTTCACCCGCCTGGACATTAGCCGCGTCGAGGCCGCCTGCCTGCCCGAGAACATCGCCTCGCGCGGGTTGCTGGAAAAGACCGGTTTCAAATACGAAGGCGTCGCGCAAAGCTATCTGCAAATCGACGGGCGCTGGCGGACCCATGTGCTGTATGCGCAGCTGCGCGGGGACCGTCGGGGCAAGACCGCAGCGGGGTAG
- a CDS encoding VOC family protein: protein MIAYVTVGADDLARAKRFYTAFLPALGYALTEGPEGLSFVLPKAAGQPVALPDFYVKPTFDGAPASAGNGSMIAFEATNQAQVRVLHAAALAAGGSDEGQPGFRATYGPRFYVSYLRDPQGNKIALFCDNPAEPGRDDPPPAPTR, encoded by the coding sequence ATGATCGCTTATGTCACTGTCGGGGCAGACGACCTTGCACGTGCCAAACGCTTCTATACCGCTTTCCTGCCAGCCTTGGGCTATGCCTTGACCGAAGGTCCCGAGGGCTTGAGCTTTGTGTTGCCGAAGGCTGCGGGGCAGCCCGTGGCCTTGCCGGATTTCTACGTCAAACCGACCTTTGATGGCGCGCCGGCTTCTGCTGGCAACGGGTCGATGATCGCGTTCGAAGCAACCAACCAGGCACAGGTGCGCGTGCTACACGCCGCAGCGCTGGCCGCGGGCGGCAGCGATGAGGGCCAGCCGGGGTTTCGCGCCACCTATGGTCCGCGCTTCTACGTCAGCTACCTGCGCGACCCCCAAGGCAACAAGATCGCGTTGTTCTGTGATAATCCGGCAGAGCCGGGCAGGGATGATCCACCCCCTGCGCCGACGCGTTGA
- a CDS encoding GcrA family cell cycle regulator yields MSWTDDRVEILKKMWGEGQSASQIAKELGGVTRNAVIGKVHRLGLSNRTATAAPAAAPAAAAKPEAKAKPAAKPAAAAKPKAEPAPEAAEPEPAEAAPAPRPNLPARAKIIPAGQPLPPQPSANEISPEALAKVSEVEKKSKKIGLMDLTERTCKWPVGDPATDDFWFCGLPVQQGKPYCEAHVGVAFQPMSARRDRRR; encoded by the coding sequence ATGTCTTGGACCGATGACCGCGTAGAGATCCTGAAGAAAATGTGGGGCGAGGGCCAATCCGCAAGCCAGATTGCAAAGGAGTTGGGCGGTGTGACCCGCAATGCCGTGATCGGCAAGGTGCATCGTCTGGGGCTGTCCAACCGGACCGCGACTGCAGCGCCCGCCGCCGCCCCTGCTGCGGCTGCCAAACCGGAAGCCAAGGCCAAGCCGGCCGCAAAACCCGCCGCAGCCGCCAAACCCAAGGCTGAACCCGCCCCCGAAGCCGCAGAGCCGGAACCGGCAGAGGCCGCGCCAGCGCCCCGTCCCAACCTGCCCGCGCGCGCCAAGATCATTCCCGCCGGTCAGCCGCTGCCGCCGCAGCCCTCCGCGAACGAGATCAGCCCGGAAGCGCTTGCCAAGGTGAGCGAGGTCGAGAAAAAGTCGAAGAAGATCGGCCTGATGGACCTGACAGAGCGGACCTGCAAATGGCCCGTCGGTGACCCTGCAACGGATGATTTCTGGTTCTGTGGTCTGCCCGTACAGCAGGGCAAGCCCTATTGCGAGGCGCACGTCGGCGTCGCCTTCCAACCGATGAGCGCGCGGCGCGACCGCCGCCGCTAA
- a CDS encoding aspartate aminotransferase family protein: protein MIPSVLPTYSRAPLSFVKGEGSWLIEQDGRRFLDLGAGIAVNALGHAHPALVAALTEQAGQLWHTSNLYEIPQQQELADRLVALSFADTVFFTNSGTEACELAVKMARKYFYDKGQSDRTEIITFSGSFHGRSSAGIAAAGSEKMTKGFGPLLPGFKHIEFGDMEALGAAITDTTAAIMIEPVQGEGGIRPVPDADLKQMRALCDTHGLLLIFDEVQCGVGRTGKMFAHEWAGVTPDIMMVAKGIGGGFPLGAVLATENAAFGMTAGTHGSTYGGNPLGCAVGNAVVNIIGTDAFLDDVNRKAGLMRQKLEGLVASHPDVFESVRGSGLMLGLKCKATNSDVVSAGYRHEVITVPAADNVIRLLPPLNITDEDIAEAVSRLDQAASSLAAS, encoded by the coding sequence ATGATCCCATCTGTTCTGCCGACCTATTCACGCGCCCCCCTGAGCTTTGTCAAAGGCGAAGGGTCCTGGTTGATTGAACAGGACGGCCGCCGATTTCTGGATCTGGGCGCAGGCATTGCGGTGAACGCGCTTGGCCATGCGCACCCCGCGCTGGTGGCGGCGCTGACCGAACAGGCGGGGCAGCTTTGGCATACCTCGAACCTCTACGAGATCCCCCAGCAACAGGAACTGGCCGACCGGCTGGTCGCACTCAGCTTTGCCGATACGGTGTTTTTCACCAACTCCGGCACCGAGGCATGCGAACTGGCGGTCAAGATGGCGCGCAAGTATTTCTACGACAAGGGCCAGTCCGACCGAACCGAGATCATCACCTTCTCGGGTTCGTTCCACGGGCGGTCATCTGCCGGGATCGCGGCGGCAGGGTCCGAGAAAATGACCAAAGGCTTCGGCCCGCTGCTCCCCGGTTTCAAACATATCGAATTTGGCGATATGGAGGCGCTTGGCGCGGCGATCACCGATACCACAGCCGCCATCATGATCGAACCGGTGCAGGGCGAAGGCGGCATCCGTCCCGTGCCGGACGCTGACCTCAAACAGATGCGCGCGCTGTGCGACACACACGGGCTGCTGTTGATCTTTGACGAGGTGCAATGCGGCGTGGGCCGCACCGGCAAGATGTTCGCCCATGAATGGGCCGGCGTCACCCCCGACATCATGATGGTCGCCAAAGGCATCGGCGGCGGTTTCCCCCTGGGCGCAGTGCTGGCTACAGAGAACGCGGCCTTTGGCATGACGGCGGGCACCCACGGGTCGACCTATGGCGGCAACCCGCTGGGCTGTGCCGTGGGCAATGCTGTGGTCAATATCATCGGCACAGACGCCTTTCTTGACGATGTGAACCGCAAGGCCGGCCTGATGCGCCAAAAGCTCGAAGGGTTGGTCGCCAGCCACCCTGACGTGTTCGAAAGCGTGCGCGGCAGCGGGCTGATGCTGGGGCTGAAATGCAAAGCCACCAACAGCGATGTCGTCTCTGCGGGTTACCGTCACGAGGTTATCACAGTACCGGCGGCGGATAACGTAATCCGCCTGCTGCCCCCTCTCAATATCACCGATGAAGACATCGCCGAGGCCGTCTCCCGCCTTGATCAAGCGGCCAGCAGCCTTGCTGCCAGCTGA
- the argF gene encoding ornithine carbamoyltransferase, whose translation MKHFLDIHQTDPADLRSIIDNAATMKSSRLGRPRGAPDDEQPLKDHMVALIFEKPSTRTRVSFDVGVRQMGGQTMVLSGADMQLGHGETIADTARVLSRYVDLIMIRTFEEATLLEMAEYASVPVINGLTNRTHPCQIMADIMTFEEHSGPIKGKKVVWSGDGNNVFASFAHAAKAFDFELVFTGPQTLDPEAALNGLYTTERDPNKAVEGADLVVTDTWVSMHDPQSARERRHNQLRGYQVNDALMAKAKPDALFMHCLPAHRDDEVTSSVMDGPSSVIFDEAENRLHAQKSVMRWCLGK comes from the coding sequence ATGAAACATTTTCTCGACATTCACCAAACCGATCCGGCTGACCTGCGCAGCATCATCGACAATGCCGCCACGATGAAATCGTCCCGTCTGGGCCGCCCCCGTGGTGCGCCGGATGATGAACAGCCGCTCAAGGATCACATGGTCGCGCTGATCTTTGAAAAGCCCTCGACACGGACGCGCGTCAGCTTTGACGTGGGCGTGCGTCAGATGGGCGGGCAGACGATGGTGCTCTCTGGCGCAGATATGCAGCTCGGCCACGGAGAGACCATCGCCGACACGGCACGGGTGCTCAGCCGCTATGTCGATCTGATCATGATCCGCACCTTCGAAGAGGCAACCCTGCTGGAAATGGCGGAATATGCCTCTGTCCCGGTGATCAACGGGCTGACCAACCGCACCCACCCCTGCCAGATCATGGCCGATATCATGACCTTTGAAGAGCATAGCGGCCCGATCAAGGGCAAAAAGGTGGTCTGGTCCGGTGACGGTAACAACGTCTTTGCCAGCTTTGCCCATGCGGCCAAAGCCTTTGATTTCGAACTTGTGTTTACCGGCCCGCAGACACTGGACCCCGAGGCCGCGCTGAATGGCCTCTACACAACCGAGCGTGACCCGAACAAAGCGGTAGAGGGCGCGGATCTGGTCGTGACAGACACATGGGTGTCGATGCATGATCCGCAATCGGCGCGTGAACGTCGGCACAACCAGCTGCGCGGCTATCAGGTGAATGACGCGCTGATGGCCAAGGCAAAGCCTGACGCGCTGTTTATGCACTGTCTGCCCGCGCACCGCGACGACGAGGTGACAAGCTCTGTTATGGACGGCCCAAGCTCGGTCATTTTTGACGAGGCTGAAAACCGGCTGCACGCGCAAAAGTCGGTCATGCGCTGGTGCTTGGGGAAATGA
- a CDS encoding 2-dehydropantoate 2-reductase, whose translation MSDRRPIVVAGAGAIGCFVGGMLAAHGRDVTLLVRPRVAEQIRKHGLRLTGFDGLDQQVPAASLTLSQDPACLAGAGIVLVTVKTDDTADIARLVAQHTPALSTIVSLQNGLDAAEILREALPLHDVRGGMVPFNVVPHGDGRYHRATSGDIFVETGRMPLAGYLSVPGLQVTGTGAIIGVQWGKLLLNLNNALNALSGLTLQEQLLDRRWRRVMAAQMAEALAVLKAHGIHPASSTPLPAQLIPWVLRLPTPLFSRVAAKMLTIDPMARTSMSYDLEAGKPTEIDALQGRIIAMGAQEGVATPLCQRVSDLVKEAQARGPGLPDMDPSDLR comes from the coding sequence ATGAGCGACCGGCGGCCCATCGTTGTCGCGGGTGCGGGGGCGATCGGCTGCTTTGTGGGGGGCATGCTTGCCGCCCACGGTCGGGATGTTACGCTGTTGGTTCGCCCCCGCGTGGCAGAGCAGATCCGCAAGCATGGTCTGCGGCTGACGGGTTTTGACGGGCTCGACCAGCAGGTGCCTGCCGCAAGCCTGACCCTGTCACAGGACCCTGCCTGTCTTGCCGGGGCGGGAATCGTGCTGGTCACGGTCAAGACCGACGACACCGCCGATATCGCGCGGCTGGTGGCGCAGCACACGCCGGCGCTGTCGACTATTGTCAGCCTGCAAAACGGCCTCGACGCGGCCGAGATCCTGCGCGAGGCCTTGCCGCTGCATGATGTACGCGGGGGCATGGTGCCTTTCAACGTCGTCCCCCATGGCGACGGGCGGTATCACCGCGCGACCAGCGGGGATATCTTCGTCGAAACGGGCCGGATGCCACTGGCGGGCTATCTGTCTGTGCCGGGATTGCAGGTTACGGGGACGGGGGCGATCATCGGCGTTCAATGGGGCAAGCTGCTGCTGAACCTGAACAACGCGCTGAACGCCCTGTCAGGGCTGACCTTGCAGGAACAACTGCTTGACCGGCGCTGGCGACGTGTGATGGCGGCCCAGATGGCCGAGGCGCTCGCCGTGTTGAAAGCCCATGGCATCCACCCTGCATCCTCCACGCCATTGCCCGCACAGCTGATCCCTTGGGTGCTGCGCCTGCCGACGCCGCTGTTCTCACGTGTCGCGGCCAAGATGCTGACGATTGACCCGATGGCGCGGACCTCGATGTCCTATGACCTGGAAGCGGGTAAACCGACCGAGATCGACGCGCTTCAGGGGCGGATCATCGCGATGGGGGCGCAGGAAGGCGTCGCCACGCCGCTGTGTCAGCGGGTCTCTGATCTGGTGAAAGAGGCGCAGGCGCGCGGTCCGGGGTTGCCCGATATGGACCCCTCGGACCTTCGCTAG